A single region of the Kwoniella botswanensis chromosome 1, complete sequence genome encodes:
- a CDS encoding chlorophyll synthesis pathway protein BchC produces MSSHAVLPQGEPHPADFKPKDNPAFILYDKLKTGYEEQPIPELGPDEVLIEIKKTGICGSDVHFYNTGAMGLVALEEPMCLGHESAGIIVQLGSNNVVGKGALQLGDKVALEPGVTCRMCTDCRGKRSICEHMVFAAYPPSRGGTLQRYYKLPADLVYRLPSSVALEYGAMMEPLSVAVHAVANKGGMKTGYNVLIFGAGPVGLLAMAVAKGMGANRIVAVDINKERLDFAKGYAATDVYIPTKQNENETRPQYSVRAAADLLLSLGIPARGPGSIDLVVDATGAEVCIQMGLNAVKPGGTYVQTGFGPPDIQIPMFRVTTNEIVIKGGWRYGNGDYPLAIDLVNRGLVNLQPLLTHTFKFKDALEAFEITKAGKDKDGKFVIKCVIDGPE; encoded by the exons ATGTCATCTCACGCTGTGCTTCCTCAGGGTGAGCCCCATCCAGCAGATTTCAAGCCCAAGGACAATCCAGCTTTCATTCTGTACGATAAGTTGAAGACGGGTTATGAAGAG CAACCCATTCCTGAGCTTGGTCCTGATGAAGTACTCATCGAAATAAAGAAGACCGGTATATGTGGTTCGGATGTACACT TCTACAACACTGGTGCGATGGGTTTAGTCGCCCTAGAAGAACCAATGTGTCTAGGTCACGAATCGGCCGGTATAATCGTCCAACTTGGATCCAAC AACGTAGTGGGTAAAGGTGCTTTGCAGCTGGGTGATAAAGTCGCTTTGGAACCGGGTGTCACTTGTAGGATGTGTACGGATTGCCGAGGTAAGCGTAGT ATCTGCGAGCATATGGTATTCGCTGCCTATCCACCTTCTAGGGGAGGTACATTGCAACGATACTACAAACT TCCCGCAGATTTAGTCTACcgacttccttcttctgtgGCATTAGAATACGGAGCTATGATGGAACCTCTTTCCGTAGCGGTCCATGCAGTGGCCAACAAAGGCGGCATGAAGACAGGGTACAACGTTCTGATCTTCGGTGCTGGACCGGTGGGACTGCTTGCCATGGCAGTAGCGAAGGGGATGGGAGCGAATAGGATCGTAGCAGTGGATATCAATAAGGAGAGATTGGATTTTGCGAAAGGGTATGCAGCTACGGACGTTTATATTCCG ACCAAGCAGAACGAGAACGAAACCAGACCTCAATATTCTGTCAGAGCCGCTGCCGACCTCTTGTTATCTTTGGGTATACCAGCTAGAGGCCCAGGATCGATTGACTTGGTAGTTGATGCGACAGGTGCAGAAGTCTGTATACAAATGGGTCTAAACGCCGTTAAACCTGG AGGAACATACGTCCAAACTGGATTCGGTCCACCAGATATTCAGATCCCAATGTTCAGAGTAACTACCAATGAGATTGTCATCAAAGGTGGATGGAGGTATGGCAATGGCGATTA TCCCCTCGCGATCGACTTGGTGAATCGAGGACTAGTAAATCTCCAACCTCTGTTAACTCACACTTTCAAATTCAAAGATGCGTTAGAAGCTTTCGAAATTACTAAAGCTGGTAAAGACAAGGATGGGAAATTCGTCATTAAATGTGTGATTGATGGGCCGGAATGA